From Rhododendron vialii isolate Sample 1 chromosome 7a, ASM3025357v1:
ataaatacttaaaaaataagaaccttattGGAACGAGGCATAATATctgtgaaatattttttgatatccgAATTTGTTTGAAATGATTTGTGTATTAACCTTCACTTAGCGGACGGAGGTTAGCAATACCGTAGCTAAAAAATGGAGCCACATCTTTAATTCTCTATTTAAATCCCGAAAAGTCGAGAATGACACACAGGAAGTAGATACCTCAGCTCCCTCCTAACTCCTCATTGTGTGAAGCCAATACAAATGCGTAGCCGCATACCTTGCATGCCCCATAGGCATTGACTAACTTTTCGATGTGACCAATATGTTCTGTAGGcctgatttttattttttattttatatatagtgAGAAAATGTACGTTGGGTTGCATTGACGTCCTTTACCGACCTAATATTTGCTTGCCTTTTGTCTCCGGCTGACCCATTCATTACCGACCTAGGGTGTGTGTGCCTTCTTCTCTTCCCTTcttaaaaagcatttttcaaaaaatttcgtttagattttctctacttccaacatttctctctctatctctctccacttattactgtagggggccgaaatattcgaaggttcataaggttcagaAATGGGGATAAAGATCCACGTTATTTGACCCGTCCagctgtctcagttcatctgtaaatAAGGATGAGCTTCGGCCCGTTGCGTCAACTAGTCATCCGAAGGATAGATGGACCCCGTGGTCCTTACCGAACGTTGTGTGCCTTATCCGAACGTAAAAATATTTGAGTTCGCTCGGTAATCTATCCCTAACGCTCGGTGTGTCATCTTGTTCGGCTGTGTTGTTCTTCGGAGAGAACACCGGGTGCTCGGAGCCTCATATTGTGTCAGAAGTGGGCTCCACCGAATACAGGCAATTACggaaccttccagaaatattttttgataagtaagctgtcctttctgatattcgaagtgacatctctgaacgatgtgacctttctgacatcgaccAATGTGCCTCTGTAAAACTAGAGAAATGGTATACATTAAATGGCCCAGCTGCAGGACACCATCCGAACATTAAgcgacacgtggaaagtagggccaacttgctcagcactctaccccttcgcctataaatagaagagcatGACCACTAAGAAACTCTCTCGGAACTCTTGGACAACAACACTCTCCTCCCTCTACTAGCATATTTTCTCACTaaacttcttctcttctccacttactgacaaGTTCGTCGAaacttcttcccggaggaacatccccctccggttctgcaggtacaccaAGACCGGCGTTATCTCTCACGGCTCTACACACGGAGACAGCTATACAGGAAGGATCACGAAGAAAACCACCCCCAcaattacccctactatttttcaaaaaacttttcaaatctTAAACCAAACGCAGCATATTTGGATTGCATTCGGAATTCTTGCCATAGAAGATTTTGTCAGAACTTTCGAGAAGTGATTgctatttttttaatgaattgaATTCGGAATTTAGGATTGTCATTTTCGGATGGAAGGATTAGATTTCTAGGCCAAAGAATAGAATTCCGAGTTACTATTAGACATGTTATTAGGAATTACAGTATACTATCTTAGTTTGTTCGGATCCATTctgctaaggaaaataagtacttatttttcaaataattactaatttttaaattaaatgtgatgtattgtattgtgagagaataagtatatcataaaacagaaaataagtatttaaaaaaaaagaatcatagCGAAACGGGGACTCGTGGGGATACGACATCTcgattttatttgaattttttcaaaatctatgTCATCTGAATTGAGCCTAATTGTACCTAACAATGAAATGATAATTTAATTTGATGATTCCTTAATTATCTTCAGATGTGTGAATCATGTGATTGTGCACATAAAGTAATCCGCGTTCCTATGTAACGCTACTAGCGTGAATTTTAACTTTGTCTTCTTGCATAAATGACGTACACACTGACACTTAATAAATTGAGCATTACAAATCATTAAATAAGATTGCCTTTTAAAACAGAATGATTATATAAATAAGATCATGTTATCCCATCCAATTACTTTtagttcccttttttttttttttaaatgggaaAGCCTACTCAAGTCTCACACTCCTACTTTTACAACCGATTTGTCTCATTAGCATATGTGATCCATCATGTTGATGAATGAGAATGTTCATTTAATAAGGCCCTTCATAAGTATTAATCACACCAAAATTCATGTTTATCGAATGTTGATAAATGCATGATTAGAGCACATTTATCTTTTTGTGTGAGTTGAAAATAAACGTGTATCCAATCATGCATATATATAGTATGTGCCAATAttagagaaaacaaataaaaatctagtGTCGGAGAAATTTGCCCAAGGTGCCCTAATAAATTCtctttttggtttgggtttgagagtgatttttaagaataatgaatggagagatagaaaaaatttattaaaaactatgTGCAGGAGTTTTGAGACTAAAAAAAGAACACGCTTCATTTAATTACTCATTCGTTTCATAAAATTGGTCTCCTATGAAATTAcgtgtaatttttaaatttaaaaataaattatttactaaaataattttttaattttttttaccccGTTCAAAAAATATTATCGAGATCTataaaataagattcatattataccatttttataaatatattatttttaaacttgaaaattacaagTAATTTCGTACAAAAAGTAACTTTATGAAAGGACTACAATTTGGagattcattttattttcctatCTGTGAATCTATTGtggtcccaattttttttggtcaatattgtatacatcgaCAGAAGATTAGTGTGGAAAATTAGTAAGTTAGTCTACAAAAGATTCATGGATTATCCATAGTCTTGAACCTATAAATCACCCATCACGGAACTCGAATCCTGATCTCCTACAAGGAAGAGTCAGGAGTTACCAACTGTGCTGCAATCCCAGTGGTTATTGTGGTCCCAATTGACAAGCTAGCACTTCAGTTACGGATGATGTCATCGTGCTGACGGAAGCCATTTTCACTCTTTAATTGCGTTAGCTGATGTAGACGTTATGTCGATACTACTCCTCGTATCCGCCGTGTAAAGTTAAAAACCTTACGCAGCGAGGTCCGTATTCAGTATGTCTCTTCTGTATGTCTTTTTTCATTGGTGATGGAGCCGTGGAGTTGAGAGAGCTCTGGAGCACCACGTGATAAATGGTTAATTTTCTCGTGCAACGGGATTTAGCTTAGTTGGTTACTATGGTACAATCGTAATTTGAGATGTCAAAGGGTTGAATTTTGCTGATGGAAAGAACCAATAATCGTCTCTCCCCTTTGAAAGactcttttcttctttgttttttattattattctatgatgggtttattttttgaatcgATAAAGTAAGTGACTTAATTGTCTCGTGAATTCTCACCAATTGATGCATTGTTTAGTGATTTGAATTCCGTAAGTTATACATAATGTAAATAATATCCTCCTATtaattgacaaaaaagaaactaCCTTCAATTTTAAATTAGGGAGATGTTAAGAGCACATCAATTTGTCAAAAGAGCAATGTACTTGAGTGTTAATGGTTTAATTTTTGCATCAATTCAATTACTAGTTCGCATCAATTTTTAGCTTGGAATTTATGTTTTAGTGTGTTGTAAAATTTAGACAATTGTTAGACAccggatttaaaaaataatgtatttacttCCAAAACTATCAATAAAAGATTGGGTTTTTTTGGCGATCAATTAAACTGTGAATCGATGCCCCTACCTGTAGAGAAAGGTTGAAAGGCCAATTTcgtaaggaaaattctaaaatcagcccaatggactgataatagtaagtgtgtgaatgtgtattaaaagatacaaaaaaatacacagaaatacgtgttttccttATCTTCtaatgtgtttatcgtcagcccagtgggctgacaatagcaagaccgatttCGTAATGTAcgatcagtttttttttgatctgcgtAATGTACGATCAATTGAAAGACCTAAAATGTGCGATGAAGGCGTGGGTCGGCCACCGCGTCTGCCAAATTCTTCGTGCTAATGTCATCGCCGTGACATCATGTGCCACGATGATATGTCGGAGCTAGCTGTGCTCACATGTTGTGGGAGGTCAGCCTCGTTTATCAGTTATCACCATGACATCACTGAGTTTAGAATTTGAGATCCATCAATTGACAGCTGCCCACCCGCCCAAGCCCCACATTTTTGCCGGTATTGGAGCTGGAGCTCTCAAGACCCCAGATTTgattttgctgttgtttggatttaacttaaatttaaaaattgtttttatttgaattttttttatatttgttaattttatgccaatttttcataagttattgattcgtctagaTGAGaataatcgaaaaagtaaattttttttacttttatctaaatattgataaataaccactttttagaaaaaaaaattgtcaatttaaattaagttcataagaacacaACCTTAAAGTGGTCTGAAATAATCTGAATCAAACAGAATCCAAATTCGAATTTCATAAATCCGAGAGTCTTTTACAAATCTGAATCCGAATTTCATAAGGTGGTCCATTGATAGGCCTACTAAAAGTCAAACCCAAATTGAAAAAGACTctctcaatttaaaaaaaataaaaactaggTTCTTAGTCTTTTTTTAATGTGAAACACCATGGACCGACGTAAAAGGGGACCGATCGATTGTGGAGCCTATCCAAATGATCTAAAccgttgatttttttaaaatattttctcgaTGGAAGTCTACGGAGAAGAATAGGAGAGGAATgcaaaaattactaattttgaAAACAGTGGTGACATGTGAATGCAACATCCTACCATCTCGAATTTGAATATGAAAGTGACGTAAACATAGttgtgaaattatacaataatcCGAGAGTATTGTCACATGGTACTTCGAATTACTTTACAATTACATATTATTGTGGGGTCTATCACTAAGTGTATGGATCATACTAGAATATGTAATTGTAAAATGGTTTGAAGTATCACGTAACGGTACTCCCAGAATATTAATATTTACGCCGCATAGTTGGGCAGTTGGACAGCAGTAGTTCAAATTCATAATAATCTTGTCATTCTGGGGCCTATATATACGCGGGAGGTGTAACGCTAGAGCATATCCATTGTCATCCCACCAAAGTTAAAAACACAGGCGCTGTGTTGGTTTtctattttagttttgttttttcggtcttgctattgtcagcttactgggctgacgataaacacgcTAGAAGAtaaggaaaacacatatttttgtgtactttataCACTCTTTAATACCTATTTATACACTTACTATTTTCAGCCCATTAgactaattttaaaatttttcttgttttttaataaTTACCATATTTCTTTCTCAAATCATTACACTATTTAtctactttctcatctctctttatctcttccCAATCATTATCcttcttttcaatcattaccttatttttctctccacccactaccaaaattaaactaaactaaactaccaaTCAAACAAAGCCGCTATATTCCATCACATCCCTACATTTCTAAACAGGTCGATAGCCAGAAATAAAAAGACAGGGGATGTCCAGAATGAATCTACTCCTAACCGACCTCGTATCTAGCGTGAACCACGTCCCATCCAATTACATCCGACCGATTTCCGACCGTCCGAATCTGATAGAGGTCGAGAaattggagggttccaacctcaTTCCGGTTATTGATCTTCAGGGCCTCCACGGCCTAGACCACTCGCATGTCATCGAAAAGATTGGTCTTGCGTGCCAACACCACGGTTTCTTTCAGGTGTGTTTTTTACATTTGTCATATTAATTTGTACGTATCAAGCGTAATATTGCTACTTGTTCATGCAGAAGAGCATGAATCCAGACATGGATGTGTTTGTAATTGTCTGACGCAAATGGGTCTCACAATACATTAGATGCAAAGCTCACAAACATGAGGGCTGAGGCTGTGCACTTTCTATTGTGTTCGTAGTGTTGTGGTTCTAGCATTTCGATTAGCGTACAATGTTTATGTATATGATCAGGTTAAAAACCATGGGGTACCGGAGACGATGATCGAGAACGTACAGAGGATAGCTAGGGAGTTTTTCCAGTTGCCGGAGAGCGAGAGGttgaaaaactactcagatGACCCTTCTAAGACTACAAGGCTGTCCACTAGCTTCAACGTTCAGACGGAGAAGGTTTCTAAGACTACAAGGCTGTCCACTAGCTTCAACGTTCAGACGGAGAAGGTTTCCAACTGGAGAGATTTCTTGAGGCTCCATTGTTACCCACTTCAAAACTACGTGCACGACTGGCCCACAAAACCTCCGTCTTTCAGGTGCGCATTAATCTAAATATCTAATGGTCTGCCATATTGTTCCGCGAAAAAGGTATGACGCCACCGACACAAACAGAGGGACACAAATTCGAACATCTTTGTATTTCCGAATTGTTCGATGCACGTGAATCCCACATTATAACGTATTGTAAAatgtgcaatactgcacgataTGGCTCCAAGCAGCCTCAGAATTAGTCCTATTATTGATGGTATTTATGGATGTGCAGGGAGGAAGTGGCGGAGTACTGCACGAGCGTAAGAGGGCTAACTCTGAGGCTGCTTGGAGCCATATCAGAGAGCTTAGGCCTTGACAGAGACTACGTCAGTGGACAACTTGGCAGCCATGGCCAACACATGGCTATGAACTATTACCCGCCGTGTCCCGAACCGGAGTTGACTTACGGGTTACCGGGTCACACTGACCCGAACCTGATCACAATTCTTCTTCAAGATGATGTGCCCGGGTTGCAGGTTTTGCATAAGGGAAAATGGGTAGCTGTCAATCCCATACCTAATACCTTCATCATCAATATTGGAGATCAAATGCAGGTAAATGTATAGTCAATGTTTGAATCAGTACGATGCTTAGTTAATTGTTTTTAATATAATAAATTAATCTCAACAGATTTAAATTTGCGCGTTCCTAAAAGTATTAATCCCTCTGTATTTAATTGTTGGTTTACTATTACCGGTCGTGTttaataaaccaaaccaaatccaaCCTTAAGTACCAAttaattggggtcggctatataattttataatatCTTGTTTTTCATTGAGTTCTACCAAGGACATCACGTTCCATATAATATCCTCGAAGCACCATGAAGCGGGTACAATGCGTCGCTCGAAGGGAACGCCCTAGCATTTGTCGTGTTCATAATCGGATTCTTGTCATAGTGATCTaaggaggtttttttttatttgctggCTATGCTACCTAGTGCACAACTCTCCTCCTTTAAAGGGACTTAGTACCGCTCTCGCAGCCCGCACCGAAACAGTGCTTTACCCCTGCTTTGTTAGTAATTTGAAGGGTAATTCAGTACTCCGGGAGTATGAACAACGACAGCATGTTCACTCAAGTAAAtgaactaaaaacaaaaattcagtgTCCTAATTAATTAGGACAGGGTCCgctatttaaattttttgtctcattttgtttgtgtgtgtgtggtctCGTAGGGAATCAGTAATTTTATATGGGTAATAAGATATTTCTGCTATTTCACCTCATTTGTTTTTCATGTACGTGctcgtttgaattttgattaggTTATTAGCAACGATCGATACAAGAGTGTGCTGCATCGAGCCGTGGTGAACAGCGACAGAGAACGGATTTCGATCCCGACATTTTACTGCCCCTCTCCCGACGCTGTGATAGGTCCAGCGCCGGAGTTGGTCGACGACGAGGACCGACGACCGGCAGTGTACAAGAAATTCACGTACCAGGAGTACTATGACAAGTTTTGGAACAGAGGGCTTGCTACGGAGTGTTGCTTGGACATGTTCAAAGTCTAgccgagttgagttttgttcatccaccccttaagagggtgaacattacatTCATTCCTATTTGTTgccataaagtgatgtcatgcttaccaaaaagtgtattgcatgataagcatgacatcactttgtggtgggatccatactatttcaaccaataggaaggagtgtaacgttcaccctcttttattgagggtgaacaaaattacactcAGTCTAGCCTATCTTCATCTTCTACTCGATCAACCATctactctctccgttccaaaatgactgTCCCGTTCGGTCTCCAATGTAaaatttaaattgttaatatctttcaatctataatgaattttacatgtaatatggatcttatatgatagatctcaattagttttattatacaaaaattttaaaatctttaaaaacattgtagattgaaagatattaacaatttaaaattttcatcgGAGACCGAACGGGACAGTAATtgtggaacggagggagtagtaattttCGAGGTTCATATTCTCGTTGGTCCAAGTTTTGGATGGGTCGCGACAGTCCAAATTTTGACTATACATTAGTATaataaatggttcaaatttggtCAGGGTTTGAACTTGAGAATAAATTTCTTACACAGCCGGTATAAACATTTGTCTCATCCAAATCAATTGTATTGCGCCATGTcgtcatattttattaattgggattAATATTTTGACACatgtcgcaatgcaattgatttggaggaaacaaatatttacaacGACggtataaataatttattctctttgaaCTTTTGTGTATTTCTAGTTCAAAACCGGAGATTCAGAACGAATTCTTTGTACTTTCGTGTAATCCTAGTGTACGCTAGCTAGCTTAGGGATTCATGGACTGAAAATAAAGATCAGCTAAGCATTGAatatattgtaataaaatatcaCTTttgtcgattaaaaaaaatcgattaTTGTAAGTTGAAAGAATTTACATTAATGTTCCTCAGTTTTTTAATGTCGTTTCAGTTAATGTACTCTATCCATGAATGAATTATAAGGCTGTTACGTATTATCGTTTTCCTCACCGGTTTTATTTTACTTTGTACATTTGAAAATGTGATtcaccaaaaatttattattcgcACAGACGTATATTTAAACAAGAAGATTGTTATTAATAACCAAGCAGTGAAATAGAAtgctgaataaaaaaaagttgggcGAAAGCGAAAATTTGCCGTAGTGATTTGAGCAGAAAATTGATCGGGATACACGTAAATTGGCCCGAAAATTCTgaaagtacaaagaaaattgagcATACAAAGTTGGTCTGTCTATTCTAACATTGTTCCATTTCAAAGAGAGGGAGTCGTACAACATATAAAAACTTGTTTTTTCTCCTTTCGCCACCTAAGATGGAAGGTCAAAACAAAACAACTAGGAAAA
This genomic window contains:
- the LOC131331933 gene encoding protein DMR6-LIKE OXYGENASE 2-like → MSRMNLLLTDLVSSVNHVPSNYIRPISDRPNLIEVEKLEGSNLIPVIDLQGLHGLDHSHVIEKIGLACQHHGFFQVKNHGVPETMIENVQRIAREFFQLPESERLKNYSDDPSKTTRLSTSFNVQTEKVSNWRDFLRLHCYPLQNYVHDWPTKPPSFREEVAEYCTSVRGLTLRLLGAISESLGLDRDYVSGQLGSHGQHMAMNYYPPCPEPELTYGLPGHTDPNLITILLQDDVPGLQVLHKGKWVAVNPIPNTFIINIGDQMQVISNDRYKSVLHRAVVNSDRERISIPTFYCPSPDAVIGPAPELVDDEDRRPAVYKKFTYQEYYDKFWNRGLATECCLDMFKV